A genome region from Ctenopharyngodon idella isolate HZGC_01 chromosome 5, HZGC01, whole genome shotgun sequence includes the following:
- the LOC127513619 gene encoding UDP-glucuronosyltransferase 2A1-like isoform X9: protein MSPRGSSGVFLLVLLILNLQSVSGGKVLVWPSEFSHWFNIKVILDTLIERGHNITVVTHTASLSVQTSPSAGYNVEILQVPYTKQDILENMERMLKCWTHDLPNDNIITASMKIKEMIDTGTEQNQAVCNELFAREDLLEKWRKEKFDVLLADPIFMCGELLAQKLDLPFILSLRFSFGNTVERLCGQLPAPPSYVPSIGSEKTDEMNFLQRLKNFLFYGSQDVLFYLVTKSKWDHLYTEVMEYSHWHNMRNIVEELLNRNHSVTLLVNSASPSVNFTAQERFEFLVFDVPLKAHEVHSLSEEMLNIWMQHPTPSRVTIGLQIMELMGKINEMHRIMCGTMLRNDALMARLRDLKFDVLLYDPMIMCSDLLAEILELPFVLSLRLSLGFSMERMCGQMPTPLSYVPVPPTVMTDHMSFMERVKNMIMYVVYSFGFRMASKNLDNFYSEVLGKPTTMCETMGKADIWLIRTYWDFEYPRPLLPNFKFVGGLHCKPAKPLSKELEKFVQSSGDHGIVVFSLGSMINNLTMERANTIASALGQIPQKVVWRYSGKTPETLAPNTKLYDWIPQNDLLGHPKTKAFITHGGTNGLYEAIYHGVPMVGLPLFADQPDNMMHMKTKGAAVVLDINTMESKDLADALKTVINNPSYKESIMRLSRIHHDQPMKPLDQAVFWIEFVMRNKGAKHLRVQAHDLSWYQYHCLDVVAFLLSVVALITFLFIKTCSFFFRKCFRKTRPDGKARKNKKE, encoded by the exons ATGAGTCCCAGAGGAAGCTCCGGTGTTTTCCTGCTAGTGCTGCTGATCCTGAACCTGCAGAGTGTGTCGGGAGGAAAGGTCCTCGTCTGGCCTTCTGAATTCAGCCACTGGTTCAATATAAAAGTCATCCTAGACACGCTGATCGAAAGAGGACACAACATCACTGTGGTGACCCACACAGCCTCACTGTCGGTCCAAACCAGCCCGTCCGCGGGATATAATGTGGAGATTCTACAGGTGCCTTACACAAAGCAGGACATCCTGGAGAACATGGAAAGGATGCTGAAATGCTGGACTCATGATCTACCGAATGACAACATCATCACGGCTTCCATGAAGATCAAGGAGATGATTGACACAGGCACCGAGCAGAATCAGGCTGTGTGTAATGAGCTCTTTGCCAGAGAAGACCTCCTTGAGAAGTGGAGGAAGGAGAAGTTCGACGTCTTACTGGCCGACCCTATATTCATGTGTGGGGAGCTGCTGGCACAGAAGCTGGACTTGCCTTTCATTCTCAGTCTCAGGTTCTCCTTTGGTAACACAGTTGAGAGACTCTGCGGCCAGCTGCCGGCTCCGCCATCCTACGTCCCCTCCATCGGCTCGGAGAAGACAGATGAGATGAACTTCCTGCAGAGGCTGAAGAACTTTCTGTTCTATGGCTCACAGGACGTCCTGTTTTATCTGGTCACTAAATCAAAGTGGGATCACTTATATACGGAAGTCATGG AGTACAGCCACTGGCACAACATGCGCAACATCGTGGAAGAACTGCTGAACCGCAATCACAGCGTGACACTTCTGGTGAACTCGGCCTCACCTTCCGTGAACTTCACAGCGCAGGAGAGGTTTGAGTTCCTGGTGTTTGATGTGCCTCTGAAGGCGCATGAGGTGCACAGTCTGAGCGAAGAGATGCTCAACATCTGGATGCAGCACCCCACACCAAGCAGGGTCACAATTGGTCTCCAGATAATGGAGCTGATGGGGAAAATTAACGAAATGCACCGCATCATGTGCGGCACCATGCTGCGTAATGACGCGCTGATGGCTCGCTTGAGGGATCTGAAGTTTGATGTGCTCCTCTATGATCCCATGATCATGTGCAGTGACCTGCTGGCAGAGATTCTGGAGCTGCCGTTCGTCCTCTCTCTGCGGCTTTCTCTGGGGTTCTCCATGGAGAGGATGTGTGGACAGATGCCCACGCCGCTCTCTTATGTGCCGGTTCCGCCGACGGTGATGACGGATCACATGAGCTTCATGGAGAGagtgaaaaatatgattatgtatgTTGTTTATTCCTTCGGGTTTCGGATGGCCTCGAAAAATTTGGATAATTTCTACAGTGAAGTGTTAG GCAAACCTACAACAATGTGTGAGACCATGGGAAAAGCTGACATCTGGTTGATTAGAACGTACTGGGATTTTGAGTATCCACGCCCACTCCTGCctaattttaaatttgttggAGGACTACACTGCAAACCTGCCAAACCTCTGTCAAAG GAACTGGAGAAGTTTGTTCAGAGCTCAGGAGATCATGGCATTGTTGTTTTCTCATTGGGTTCCATGATCAACAACCTGACAATGGAAAGAGCAAACACTATTGCTTCTGCTCTTGGTCAGATCCCACAAAAg GTTGTTTGGCGTTACAGTGGAAAAACACCAGAAACCCTCGCCCCCAATACAAAACTCTACGACTGGATCCCACAGAATGATTTGCTCG GACATCCAAAAACAAAGGCCTTCATTACCCATGGCGGGACAAATGGACTGTATGAGGCTATTTATCATGGTGTCCCGATGGTGGGCTTGCCACTGTTTGCTGATCAGCCTGATAACATGATGCACATGAAAACCAAAGGAGCTGCTGTTGTTCTTGATATCAACACAATGGAGTCCAAAGACCTGGCGGACGCTCTCAAGACTGTCATAAATAATCCATC GTACAAAGAAAGCATCATGAGACTGTCCAGAATCCACCATGATCAGCCAATGAAGCCTCTGGACCAGGCAGTTTTCTGGATCGAATTTGTGATGCGGAATAAAGGAGCTAAACATCTACGAGTTCAGGCACATGACCTGAGCTGGTATCAGTACCACTGCCTGGACGTAGTGGCCTTTTTACTCTCAGTTGTTGCACTGATCACATTCctctttattaaaacatgtagtTTCTTTTTCCGTAAATGTTTCAGAAAGACTCGTCCTGATGGCAAAGCACGAAAGAATAAGAAAGAGTGA
- the LOC127513619 gene encoding UDP-glucuronosyltransferase 2A1-like isoform X1 — translation MSPRGSSGVFLLVLLILNLQSVSGGKVLVWPSEFSHWFNIKVILDTLIERGHNITVVTHTASLSVQTSPSAGYNVEILQVPYTKQDILENMERMLKCWTHDLPNDNIITASMKIKEMIDTGTEQNQAVCNELFAREDLLEKWRKEKFDVLLADPIFMCGELLAQKLDLPFILSLRFSFGNTVERLCGQLPAPPSYVPSIGSEKTDEMNFLQRLKNFLFYGSQDVLFYLVTKSKWDHLYTEVMGKPTTMCETMGKADIWLIRTYWDFEYPRPLLPNFKFVGGLHCKPAKPLSKELEKFVQSSGDHGIVVFSLGSMINNLTMERANTIASALGQIPQKVVWRYSGKTPETLAPNTKLYDWIPQNDLLGHPKTKAFITHGGTNGLYEAIYHGVPMVGLPLFADQPDNMMHMKTKGAAVVLDINTMESKDLADALKTVINNPSYKESIMRLSRIHHDQPMKPLDQAVFWIEFVMRNKGAKHLRVQAHDLSWYQYHCLDVVAFLLSVVALITFLFIKTCSFFFRKCFRKTRPDGKARKNKKE, via the exons ATGAGTCCCAGAGGAAGCTCCGGTGTTTTCCTGCTAGTGCTGCTGATCCTGAACCTGCAGAGTGTGTCGGGAGGAAAGGTCCTCGTCTGGCCTTCTGAATTCAGCCACTGGTTCAATATAAAAGTCATCCTAGACACGCTGATCGAAAGAGGACACAACATCACTGTGGTGACCCACACAGCCTCACTGTCGGTCCAAACCAGCCCGTCCGCGGGATATAATGTGGAGATTCTACAGGTGCCTTACACAAAGCAGGACATCCTGGAGAACATGGAAAGGATGCTGAAATGCTGGACTCATGATCTACCGAATGACAACATCATCACGGCTTCCATGAAGATCAAGGAGATGATTGACACAGGCACCGAGCAGAATCAGGCTGTGTGTAATGAGCTCTTTGCCAGAGAAGACCTCCTTGAGAAGTGGAGGAAGGAGAAGTTCGACGTCTTACTGGCCGACCCTATATTCATGTGTGGGGAGCTGCTGGCACAGAAGCTGGACTTGCCTTTCATTCTCAGTCTCAGGTTCTCCTTTGGTAACACAGTTGAGAGACTCTGCGGCCAGCTGCCGGCTCCGCCATCCTACGTCCCCTCCATCGGCTCGGAGAAGACAGATGAGATGAACTTCCTGCAGAGGCTGAAGAACTTTCTGTTCTATGGCTCACAGGACGTCCTGTTTTATCTGGTCACTAAATCAAAGTGGGATCACTTATATACGGAAGTCATGG GCAAACCTACAACAATGTGTGAGACCATGGGAAAAGCTGACATCTGGTTGATTAGAACGTACTGGGATTTTGAGTATCCACGCCCACTCCTGCctaattttaaatttgttggAGGACTACACTGCAAACCTGCCAAACCTCTGTCAAAG GAACTGGAGAAGTTTGTTCAGAGCTCAGGAGATCATGGCATTGTTGTTTTCTCATTGGGTTCCATGATCAACAACCTGACAATGGAAAGAGCAAACACTATTGCTTCTGCTCTTGGTCAGATCCCACAAAAg GTTGTTTGGCGTTACAGTGGAAAAACACCAGAAACCCTCGCCCCCAATACAAAACTCTACGACTGGATCCCACAGAATGATTTGCTCG GACATCCAAAAACAAAGGCCTTCATTACCCATGGCGGGACAAATGGACTGTATGAGGCTATTTATCATGGTGTCCCGATGGTGGGCTTGCCACTGTTTGCTGATCAGCCTGATAACATGATGCACATGAAAACCAAAGGAGCTGCTGTTGTTCTTGATATCAACACAATGGAGTCCAAAGACCTGGCGGACGCTCTCAAGACTGTCATAAATAATCCATC GTACAAAGAAAGCATCATGAGACTGTCCAGAATCCACCATGATCAGCCAATGAAGCCTCTGGACCAGGCAGTTTTCTGGATCGAATTTGTGATGCGGAATAAAGGAGCTAAACATCTACGAGTTCAGGCACATGACCTGAGCTGGTATCAGTACCACTGCCTGGACGTAGTGGCCTTTTTACTCTCAGTTGTTGCACTGATCACATTCctctttattaaaacatgtagtTTCTTTTTCCGTAAATGTTTCAGAAAGACTCGTCCTGATGGCAAAGCACGAAAGAATAAGAAAGAGTGA
- the LOC127513619 gene encoding UDP-glucuronosyltransferase 2A2-like isoform X4, with translation MEFLGKSCSLFVIFLLTDVSFTRGGNVLVLPGEYSHWHNMRNIVEELLNRNHSVTLLVNSASPSVNFTAQERFEFLVFDVPLKAHEVHSLSEEMLNIWMQHPTPSRVTIGLQIMELMGKINEMHRIMCGTMLRNDALMARLRDLKFDVLLYDPMIMCSDLLAEILELPFVLSLRLSLGFSMERMCGQMPTPLSYVPVPPTVMTDHMSFMERVKNMIMYVVYSFGFRMASKNLDNFYSEVLGKPTTMCETMGKADIWLIRTYWDFEYPRPLLPNFKFVGGLHCKPAKPLSKELEKFVQSSGDHGIVVFSLGSMINNLTMERANTIASALGQIPQKVVWRYSGKTPETLAPNTKLYDWIPQNDLLGHPKTKAFITHGGTNGLYEAIYHGVPMVGLPLFADQPDNMMHMKTKGAAVVLDINTMESKDLADALKTVINNPSYKESIMRLSRIHHDQPMKPLDQAVFWIEFVMRNKGAKHLRVQAHDLSWYQYHCLDVVAFLLSVVALITFLFIKTCSFFFRKCFRKTRPDGKARKNKKE, from the exons ATGGAGTTCTTGGGAAAGTCATGTTCACTTTTCGTAATCTTCCTCTTGACTGACGTGAGCTTTACGCGCGGTGGAAACGTGCTCGTGCTGCCGGGAGAGTACAGCCACTGGCACAACATGCGCAACATCGTGGAAGAACTGCTGAACCGCAATCACAGCGTGACACTTCTGGTGAACTCGGCCTCACCTTCCGTGAACTTCACAGCGCAGGAGAGGTTTGAGTTCCTGGTGTTTGATGTGCCTCTGAAGGCGCATGAGGTGCACAGTCTGAGCGAAGAGATGCTCAACATCTGGATGCAGCACCCCACACCAAGCAGGGTCACAATTGGTCTCCAGATAATGGAGCTGATGGGGAAAATTAACGAAATGCACCGCATCATGTGCGGCACCATGCTGCGTAATGACGCGCTGATGGCTCGCTTGAGGGATCTGAAGTTTGATGTGCTCCTCTATGATCCCATGATCATGTGCAGTGACCTGCTGGCAGAGATTCTGGAGCTGCCGTTCGTCCTCTCTCTGCGGCTTTCTCTGGGGTTCTCCATGGAGAGGATGTGTGGACAGATGCCCACGCCGCTCTCTTATGTGCCGGTTCCGCCGACGGTGATGACGGATCACATGAGCTTCATGGAGAGagtgaaaaatatgattatgtatgTTGTTTATTCCTTCGGGTTTCGGATGGCCTCGAAAAATTTGGATAATTTCTACAGTGAAGTGTTAG GCAAACCTACAACAATGTGTGAGACCATGGGAAAAGCTGACATCTGGTTGATTAGAACGTACTGGGATTTTGAGTATCCACGCCCACTCCTGCctaattttaaatttgttggAGGACTACACTGCAAACCTGCCAAACCTCTGTCAAAG GAACTGGAGAAGTTTGTTCAGAGCTCAGGAGATCATGGCATTGTTGTTTTCTCATTGGGTTCCATGATCAACAACCTGACAATGGAAAGAGCAAACACTATTGCTTCTGCTCTTGGTCAGATCCCACAAAAg GTTGTTTGGCGTTACAGTGGAAAAACACCAGAAACCCTCGCCCCCAATACAAAACTCTACGACTGGATCCCACAGAATGATTTGCTCG GACATCCAAAAACAAAGGCCTTCATTACCCATGGCGGGACAAATGGACTGTATGAGGCTATTTATCATGGTGTCCCGATGGTGGGCTTGCCACTGTTTGCTGATCAGCCTGATAACATGATGCACATGAAAACCAAAGGAGCTGCTGTTGTTCTTGATATCAACACAATGGAGTCCAAAGACCTGGCGGACGCTCTCAAGACTGTCATAAATAATCCATC GTACAAAGAAAGCATCATGAGACTGTCCAGAATCCACCATGATCAGCCAATGAAGCCTCTGGACCAGGCAGTTTTCTGGATCGAATTTGTGATGCGGAATAAAGGAGCTAAACATCTACGAGTTCAGGCACATGACCTGAGCTGGTATCAGTACCACTGCCTGGACGTAGTGGCCTTTTTACTCTCAGTTGTTGCACTGATCACATTCctctttattaaaacatgtagtTTCTTTTTCCGTAAATGTTTCAGAAAGACTCGTCCTGATGGCAAAGCACGAAAGAATAAGAAAGAGTGA
- the LOC127513619 gene encoding UDP-glucuronosyltransferase 2A1-like isoform X10: protein MEFLGKSCSLFVIFLLTDVSFTRGGNVLVLPGEYSHWHNMRNIVEELLNRNHSVTLLVNSASPSVNFTAQERFEFLVFDVPLKKEEAIAVWSDFIHLWMNDTATTYETITTIWRVMSNFMVLATDTCKGMFHNEDLLHTLQESHYDVLFSDPMMPCADLMAETLKIPHVISLRSTFAYNFEQICGQIPTPPSYVPAVAVQDHLTDHMSFTERVENMLLYIIYSTIFQLNMRFTYDRLYTEIWGKPTTMCETMGKADIWLIRTYWDFEYPRPLLPNFKFVGGLHCKPAKPLSKELEKFVQSSGDHGIVVFSLGSMINNLTMERANTIASALGQIPQKVVWRYSGKTPETLAPNTKLYDWIPQNDLLGHPKTKAFITHGGTNGLYEAIYHGVPMVGLPLFADQPDNMMHMKTKGAAVVLDINTMESKDLADALKTVINNPSYKESIMRLSRIHHDQPMKPLDQAVFWIEFVMRNKGAKHLRVQAHDLSWYQYHCLDVVAFLLSVVALITFLFIKTCSFFFRKCFRKTRPDGKARKNKKE, encoded by the exons ATGGAGTTCTTGGGAAAGTCATGTTCACTTTTCGTAATCTTCCTCTTGACTGACGTGAGCTTTACGCGCGGTGGAAACGTGCTCGTGCTGCCGGGAGAGTACAGCCACTGGCACAACATGCGCAACATCGTGGAAGAACTGCTGAACCGCAATCACAGCGTGACACTTCTGGTGAACTCGGCCTCACCTTCCGTGAACTTCACAGCGCAGGAGAGGTTTGAGTTCCTGGTGTTTGATGTGCCTCTGAAG AAAGAAGAGGCCATTGCCGTCTGGAGTGACTTTATTCATCTCTGGATGAATGACACAGCCACCACATATGAGACAATCACCACAATCTGGCGAGTGATGTCAAACTTCATGGTGCTTGCTACTGATACATGCAAGGGCATGTTTCACAATGAGGATCTTTTACACACACTTCAGGAATCTCATTATGATGTGCTTTTTTCGGATCCAATGATGCCATGTGCTGACTTGATGGCAGAGACGCTGAAAATCCCACACGTCATCTCACTGCGCTCAACGTTCGCATATAATTTCGAGCAGATTTGCGGACAGATCCCCACGCCACCGTCCTATGTTCCTGCGGTCGCTGTGCAGGATCACCTCACTGACCATATGAGCTTCACAGAGAGAGTTGAAAACATGCTCCTTTACATCATATATTCAACCATATTTCAACTGAACATGAGGTTTACTTATGATCGGCTTTACACTGAAATATGGG GCAAACCTACAACAATGTGTGAGACCATGGGAAAAGCTGACATCTGGTTGATTAGAACGTACTGGGATTTTGAGTATCCACGCCCACTCCTGCctaattttaaatttgttggAGGACTACACTGCAAACCTGCCAAACCTCTGTCAAAG GAACTGGAGAAGTTTGTTCAGAGCTCAGGAGATCATGGCATTGTTGTTTTCTCATTGGGTTCCATGATCAACAACCTGACAATGGAAAGAGCAAACACTATTGCTTCTGCTCTTGGTCAGATCCCACAAAAg GTTGTTTGGCGTTACAGTGGAAAAACACCAGAAACCCTCGCCCCCAATACAAAACTCTACGACTGGATCCCACAGAATGATTTGCTCG GACATCCAAAAACAAAGGCCTTCATTACCCATGGCGGGACAAATGGACTGTATGAGGCTATTTATCATGGTGTCCCGATGGTGGGCTTGCCACTGTTTGCTGATCAGCCTGATAACATGATGCACATGAAAACCAAAGGAGCTGCTGTTGTTCTTGATATCAACACAATGGAGTCCAAAGACCTGGCGGACGCTCTCAAGACTGTCATAAATAATCCATC GTACAAAGAAAGCATCATGAGACTGTCCAGAATCCACCATGATCAGCCAATGAAGCCTCTGGACCAGGCAGTTTTCTGGATCGAATTTGTGATGCGGAATAAAGGAGCTAAACATCTACGAGTTCAGGCACATGACCTGAGCTGGTATCAGTACCACTGCCTGGACGTAGTGGCCTTTTTACTCTCAGTTGTTGCACTGATCACATTCctctttattaaaacatgtagtTTCTTTTTCCGTAAATGTTTCAGAAAGACTCGTCCTGATGGCAAAGCACGAAAGAATAAGAAAGAGTGA
- the LOC127513619 gene encoding UDP-glucuronosyltransferase 2A1-like isoform X5 — translation MKPGTVFVFALLCGVEAGRVLVLPGEYSHWLNMRVIVDALVDKNHSVTVLVSSSSATVQYARKERFDFNVFKVKMKKEEAIAVWSDFIHLWMNDTATTYETITTIWRVMSNFMVLATDTCKGMFHNEDLLHTLQESHYDVLFSDPMMPCADLMAETLKIPHVISLRSTFAYNFEQICGQIPTPPSYVPAVAVQDHLTDHMSFTERVENMLLYIIYSTIFQLNMRFTYDRLYTEIWGKPTTMCETMGKADIWLIRTYWDFEYPRPLLPNFKFVGGLHCKPAKPLSKELEKFVQSSGDHGIVVFSLGSMINNLTMERANTIASALGQIPQKVVWRYSGKTPETLAPNTKLYDWIPQNDLLGHPKTKAFITHGGTNGLYEAIYHGVPMVGLPLFADQPDNMMHMKTKGAAVVLDINTMESKDLADALKTVINNPSYKESIMRLSRIHHDQPMKPLDQAVFWIEFVMRNKGAKHLRVQAHDLSWYQYHCLDVVAFLLSVVALITFLFIKTCSFFFRKCFRKTRPDGKARKNKKE, via the exons ATGAAACCTGGGACTGTGTTTGTGTTCGCACTGCTGTGTGGAGTAGAGGCTGGCAGGGTTTTGGTGTTGCCAGGCGAGTACAGCCACTGGCTCAACATGCGTGTGATCGTAGACGCGTTAGTTGATAAGAACCATAGCGTAACGGTTCTGGTCAGTTCTTCATCAGCTACTGTACAGTACGCACGGAAGGAGCGGTTCGACTTCAATGTGTTTAAAGTCAAGATGAAGAAAGAAGAGGCCATTGCCGTCTGGAGTGACTTTATTCATCTCTGGATGAATGACACAGCCACCACATATGAGACAATCACCACAATCTGGCGAGTGATGTCAAACTTCATGGTGCTTGCTACTGATACATGCAAGGGCATGTTTCACAATGAGGATCTTTTACACACACTTCAGGAATCTCATTATGATGTGCTTTTTTCGGATCCAATGATGCCATGTGCTGACTTGATGGCAGAGACGCTGAAAATCCCACACGTCATCTCACTGCGCTCAACGTTCGCATATAATTTCGAGCAGATTTGCGGACAGATCCCCACGCCACCGTCCTATGTTCCTGCGGTCGCTGTGCAGGATCACCTCACTGACCATATGAGCTTCACAGAGAGAGTTGAAAACATGCTCCTTTACATCATATATTCAACCATATTTCAACTGAACATGAGGTTTACTTATGATCGGCTTTACACTGAAATATGGG GCAAACCTACAACAATGTGTGAGACCATGGGAAAAGCTGACATCTGGTTGATTAGAACGTACTGGGATTTTGAGTATCCACGCCCACTCCTGCctaattttaaatttgttggAGGACTACACTGCAAACCTGCCAAACCTCTGTCAAAG GAACTGGAGAAGTTTGTTCAGAGCTCAGGAGATCATGGCATTGTTGTTTTCTCATTGGGTTCCATGATCAACAACCTGACAATGGAAAGAGCAAACACTATTGCTTCTGCTCTTGGTCAGATCCCACAAAAg GTTGTTTGGCGTTACAGTGGAAAAACACCAGAAACCCTCGCCCCCAATACAAAACTCTACGACTGGATCCCACAGAATGATTTGCTCG GACATCCAAAAACAAAGGCCTTCATTACCCATGGCGGGACAAATGGACTGTATGAGGCTATTTATCATGGTGTCCCGATGGTGGGCTTGCCACTGTTTGCTGATCAGCCTGATAACATGATGCACATGAAAACCAAAGGAGCTGCTGTTGTTCTTGATATCAACACAATGGAGTCCAAAGACCTGGCGGACGCTCTCAAGACTGTCATAAATAATCCATC GTACAAAGAAAGCATCATGAGACTGTCCAGAATCCACCATGATCAGCCAATGAAGCCTCTGGACCAGGCAGTTTTCTGGATCGAATTTGTGATGCGGAATAAAGGAGCTAAACATCTACGAGTTCAGGCACATGACCTGAGCTGGTATCAGTACCACTGCCTGGACGTAGTGGCCTTTTTACTCTCAGTTGTTGCACTGATCACATTCctctttattaaaacatgtagtTTCTTTTTCCGTAAATGTTTCAGAAAGACTCGTCCTGATGGCAAAGCACGAAAGAATAAGAAAGAGTGA